One region of Roseovarius faecimaris genomic DNA includes:
- a CDS encoding FecCD family ABC transporter permease, which produces MTRLLLGLGLLVALLFAGSLLIGPARIGLGESLSALLQGGEHPVALVMREVRLPRALLAVMIGASLGLAGAAMQGYLRNPLAEPGLIGVSGSAALGAVLAIQTGFAASFALALPMTALLGAFGGVLLVMLLAGPRGTSLTLILAGIAVSALAAALTSLVLNLSPNPFAASEIVFWMMGSLADRSMTHVWLALPFMLVGVGLLLSLGRGLNALTLGEDAAQAMGVGLRGLRLRLVIGTACVVGAGTAVAGAIGFVGLVVPHVLRPLVGAQPSRLLWSSALGGAAMLLAADIAVRMILPDRDLKLGVLTALVGAPLFLHLILKLRRERI; this is translated from the coding sequence ATGACCCGCTTGCTGCTCGGGCTGGGCCTGTTGGTTGCGCTGCTCTTTGCGGGCTCGCTGCTTATCGGCCCCGCGCGGATCGGGCTGGGCGAGAGCCTGAGCGCGCTGTTGCAGGGCGGGGAACATCCCGTTGCTCTGGTCATGCGCGAGGTGCGTCTGCCGCGCGCCCTTCTGGCGGTGATGATTGGCGCCAGCCTTGGCCTTGCGGGGGCGGCGATGCAGGGCTATCTGCGCAACCCCCTGGCCGAGCCGGGGCTGATCGGGGTCTCGGGATCGGCCGCTTTGGGCGCGGTCCTGGCGATTCAAACCGGATTCGCCGCCAGTTTCGCCCTTGCCCTGCCCATGACAGCGCTTTTGGGGGCGTTCGGGGGTGTTTTGCTGGTCATGCTGCTGGCCGGGCCCAGGGGCACCTCTCTGACGCTCATACTGGCGGGGATCGCGGTTTCGGCGCTGGCGGCCGCTCTTACGTCGCTGGTGCTCAACCTGTCGCCCAACCCGTTTGCCGCCTCCGAGATCGTGTTCTGGATGATGGGATCGCTTGCCGACCGGTCGATGACCCATGTCTGGCTGGCTCTGCCGTTCATGCTGGTGGGGGTTGGATTGCTTCTGAGCCTCGGGCGCGGTCTGAACGCGCTGACGCTGGGCGAGGACGCCGCACAGGCGATGGGTGTGGGTCTGCGTGGCCTGCGCTTGCGCCTTGTCATTGGCACGGCCTGCGTCGTGGGGGCGGGGACCGCAGTGGCGGGTGCGATCGGCTTTGTCGGTCTGGTGGTGCCGCATGTCCTGCGTCCGCTGGTGGGGGCACAGCCCTCGCGCCTTCTGTGGAGTTCTGCGCTGGGCGGGGCGGCGATGCTGCTGGCCGCTGACATTGCCGTGCGGATGATCCTGCCGGACCGGGATCTGAAGCTGGGTGTGCTGACGGCGCTGGTGGGCGCGCCCTTGTTCCTGCACCTGATCCTCAAGCTGAGGAGGGAGCGGATATGA
- a CDS encoding ABC transporter ATP-binding protein, with protein sequence MTGLTLSNLTVRLQGRAVFEDVSLHIGAGECVGLIGPNGAGKTTLMRAALGLLPHEGHSSLSALPASERARQAAWMPQAREIAWPVTVETVVSLGRMPHRDGPTRDREAVDAALREMELTAMRDRPATQLSGGEQARVLIARALAQDTPLLMADEPIAGLDPAHQMATMETFERLAGQGKSVLVSLHDLGLAVRHCTRLVLLGQGRLVADGPPQEVLTPARLAEVFGIRAIFEQTENGLVYQPLEVIR encoded by the coding sequence ATGACCGGGCTGACTCTCTCCAACCTGACGGTGCGTCTGCAGGGCCGGGCGGTTTTCGAAGATGTGAGCCTGCACATCGGCGCGGGCGAATGCGTGGGGCTGATCGGCCCCAATGGCGCGGGCAAGACGACGCTCATGCGGGCCGCGCTTGGTCTGTTGCCGCATGAGGGGCACAGCTCGCTCAGTGCGCTTCCTGCATCCGAGCGCGCACGGCAGGCCGCCTGGATGCCGCAGGCGCGCGAGATTGCCTGGCCTGTGACCGTAGAGACGGTGGTGAGCCTTGGCCGGATGCCGCACCGGGACGGACCGACGCGCGACCGCGAGGCGGTGGATGCCGCCTTGAGAGAGATGGAGCTGACCGCGATGCGGGACCGTCCAGCGACACAGCTGTCCGGCGGAGAGCAGGCCCGGGTGCTGATCGCCCGCGCCCTGGCGCAGGATACGCCGCTTCTGATGGCGGACGAGCCGATCGCCGGGCTGGATCCGGCACACCAGATGGCCACAATGGAAACCTTTGAGCGTCTGGCGGGGCAGGGCAAGTCGGTCCTGGTCTCGCTGCATGACCTGGGGCTTGCCGTGCGCCATTGTACCCGGCTGGTCCTGCTGGGGCAGGGGCGTCTGGTGGCGGACGGCCCCCCTCAGGAGGTGCTGACGCCCGCGCGCCTGGCCGAGGTGTTCGGCATTCGCGCCATCTTTGAGCAGACGGAAAACGGGCTGGTCTATCAACCGCTTGAGGTGATCCGATGA
- a CDS encoding adenosylcobinamide amidohydrolase has product MIRLTLERPWLDVAFETEMPVLSWAINRPGLVRAQRILWREVRNADLPVDLDVEAWLASELKARGAGDAVTFLTSRDIRAYTESTATVEDVTARAIATVGFSNAERVGHRIDRSGKDWGTVNVALCLSEGLTEAARLETMSIVVQARTAAIVDASVRLPPGLATGTGTDCAAVAAPEGQAQYAGLHTAIGEAVGRAVYDAVWEGAQDWIASNRTGDIANG; this is encoded by the coding sequence ATGATCCGTCTCACGCTCGAACGGCCCTGGCTTGATGTGGCCTTCGAGACCGAAATGCCGGTGCTGAGCTGGGCCATCAACCGGCCCGGTTTGGTGCGCGCGCAGCGCATCCTGTGGCGCGAGGTGCGCAATGCCGATCTGCCGGTGGATCTGGATGTGGAGGCGTGGCTGGCCTCTGAGTTGAAGGCGCGCGGGGCAGGGGACGCAGTGACCTTCCTGACCTCCCGCGATATCCGTGCCTATACCGAGAGCACGGCGACAGTAGAGGACGTGACCGCGCGGGCCATCGCGACGGTGGGCTTTTCCAATGCCGAGCGGGTGGGTCACAGGATCGACCGCTCGGGCAAGGATTGGGGGACGGTGAACGTGGCTCTGTGCCTGAGCGAGGGCCTGACCGAGGCCGCGCGGCTTGAGACGATGAGTATCGTGGTTCAGGCCCGTACAGCGGCTATCGTTGACGCTTCGGTGCGCCTGCCGCCGGGGCTTGCCACCGGGACGGGCACGGATTGCGCCGCCGTTGCCGCCCCCGAAGGTCAGGCACAATATGCCGGTTTGCACACCGCTATCGGAGAAGCAGTGGGCCGGGCCGTCTATGACGCGGTATGGGAAGGGGCGCAGGACTGGATCGCAAGCAACCGGACAGGCGATATCGCCAACGGTTGA
- a CDS encoding 16S rRNA (uracil(1498)-N(3))-methyltransferase: protein MAVAKIRLYVEHPLGEGQSVPLTREQAHYLFGVMRLRAGDAVLLFNGQAGEWRADVVEAGKRGGLLRADEQTRPQDMPPDLWLVFAPIKKARTDFIVEKAAEMGARRICPVQTDFTNAERIRRDRLQAHAIEAAEQCGGSFVPEVAELQRLDAFLSAWPGERQLMFCDEALAGGSSALSGGLASAPTGAPWAILIGPEGGFSEAERTRLAGMPQAHAVRLGPRILRADTAAVAAMTMWQQALGDWR from the coding sequence ATGGCAGTTGCGAAAATCAGGCTTTATGTAGAGCACCCGCTGGGGGAAGGGCAATCGGTTCCTCTGACCCGCGAGCAGGCGCATTATCTTTTCGGGGTGATGCGACTGCGCGCGGGGGATGCCGTGCTGCTGTTCAACGGCCAGGCCGGTGAATGGCGGGCGGACGTGGTGGAGGCCGGCAAGCGAGGCGGCCTGCTCAGGGCCGATGAGCAGACCCGCCCGCAGGACATGCCGCCCGATCTGTGGCTTGTATTCGCGCCGATCAAGAAGGCCCGCACCGATTTCATCGTCGAGAAAGCGGCCGAGATGGGCGCGCGGCGCATCTGCCCGGTGCAAACCGATTTTACCAACGCCGAACGTATCCGCCGTGACCGGCTTCAGGCCCACGCCATCGAGGCCGCCGAGCAATGCGGCGGCAGCTTCGTGCCTGAAGTGGCCGAATTGCAAAGGCTCGACGCGTTTCTGTCGGCCTGGCCCGGCGAGCGGCAGCTGATGTTCTGCGACGAAGCACTTGCGGGTGGCTCGTCCGCCCTCTCAGGCGGCCTCGCCTCGGCTCCGACCGGTGCACCCTGGGCCATTCTCATCGGCCCCGAAGGCGGTTTTTCCGAAGCCGAGCGCACCCGCCTCGCGGGAATGCCCCAAGCCCACGCCGTCCGGCTCGGCCCCCGCATCCTGCGCGCCGACACCGCCGCCGTGGCGGCCATGACGATGTGGCAGCAGGCCTTGGGAGACTGGCGATGA
- the ubiA gene encoding 4-hydroxybenzoate octaprenyltransferase: protein MTDAEQTPEATAGRVADAPPDNWVDRYAPVATRPYLRLSRADRPIGTWLLLLPCWWGLLLAMLHTGRAGWHDLWIFVGCAIGAFLMRGAGCTWNDYTDRHIDGQVARTASRPIPSGQVSAKMALVWMVGQALVAFGILLTFNWAAIGLGVLSLVPVCVYPFAKRFTWWPQVFLGLAFNWGALFAWTAHTGSLGWPAVFLYLAGIAWTLFYDTIYAHQDAEDDALIGVKSTALLFGSDTARWLRRFLVVTVLLMAVAVILAGKGGHPFAVLLALLGPWALGAHLMWQLARLDTENMPLLIRLFRSNRDAGLLPLPFFAIAMLL, encoded by the coding sequence ATGACCGACGCAGAGCAGACGCCAGAGGCCACAGCGGGCCGGGTTGCCGATGCGCCCCCGGACAATTGGGTGGACCGTTACGCCCCTGTCGCAACACGCCCCTATCTGCGGCTGAGCCGCGCCGACCGGCCTATCGGCACCTGGCTGTTGCTTCTGCCCTGCTGGTGGGGGCTGTTGCTGGCGATGCTGCATACCGGGCGGGCAGGCTGGCACGACCTTTGGATTTTCGTCGGCTGCGCCATCGGGGCGTTCCTGATGCGCGGAGCGGGGTGCACCTGGAACGACTACACTGACCGGCATATCGACGGACAGGTGGCGCGCACCGCGTCGCGGCCCATTCCTTCGGGGCAGGTGAGCGCAAAAATGGCGCTTGTCTGGATGGTGGGTCAGGCGCTTGTGGCCTTCGGGATCCTGCTGACGTTCAACTGGGCTGCGATCGGGTTGGGGGTTCTGTCGCTGGTCCCGGTCTGCGTCTATCCCTTTGCCAAGCGGTTTACCTGGTGGCCGCAGGTCTTTCTCGGGCTGGCCTTCAACTGGGGCGCGCTGTTTGCCTGGACGGCGCATACCGGCAGTCTTGGCTGGCCTGCTGTATTCCTCTACCTCGCGGGGATTGCCTGGACGCTGTTTTATGACACGATTTATGCCCATCAGGACGCGGAAGATGACGCGTTGATCGGGGTGAAATCCACAGCGCTCCTGTTTGGCAGTGATACGGCGCGCTGGCTGCGCCGGTTCCTGGTGGTGACGGTTTTGCTGATGGCTGTCGCGGTGATCCTTGCCGGCAAGGGCGGGCACCCTTTCGCCGTTCTGCTGGCCCTGCTTGGTCCCTGGGCGCTTGGGGCGCATCTGATGTGGCAGCTCGCGCGGCTCGATACCGAGAACATGCCCTTGCTCATAAGGCTCTTTCGTTCCAATCGCGACGCGGGCCTGCTGCCCCTGCCATTTTTCGCCATCGCGATGTTGCTGTGA
- a CDS encoding OmpA family protein — protein MRLSSIFAIAAAFFGAAVLCLVAAQFSVTVIEDTSRQGVRDKLDAEGLPWAEVDADGLQVFLAGTAPTEATRFKALSVAGTVVDAARLIDQMLVEDSAQIAPPRFSVEILRNDSGVSLIGLVPVSTDRDALVADIRKASGDGQVSDLLEVADYPHSDTWEDALRYAVKSLKNLPRSKISVDAERVEITAMTDSPEEKRAREIELARSVPENLRLALNISAPRPVITPFTLRYVYENDLGRFDACAVDTEEARAMIMSAASGAGLIERPECVIGLGVPSPKWGQAVSLAIKALGDLGGGSVTFSDADISLEALQGTDQGAFDSVVGQLENALPDVFALHAVLPPPPDNSAPEVPEFVATLSPEGLVQIRGRVGSDVMRETADSFAKARFSSSAVHTTARVVDGLPEDWPLRVLAGLEALSYLSNGAVTVTPDELRVTGSTGRRDAGSMIAGILSDQLGEGERYDIDVTYQKELDPVLGIPTPDECEEMLAEVQRGRKITFEPGSATIDANGAAIMDDIAAILKRCGELRMEIGGHTDSQGREIMNEQLSLDRARSVLDELRARRVLTSRITAKGYGESQPIANNGTEEGREANRRIEFKLIRPKPVTEEETTLESLAQPVEEEEEGSAVVVTQTEEDSTDEQN, from the coding sequence ATGCGTTTATCTTCGATTTTTGCCATCGCTGCCGCCTTCTTTGGCGCTGCGGTGCTGTGTCTGGTTGCGGCACAATTCTCGGTCACGGTGATTGAGGATACCTCCCGTCAGGGTGTGCGGGACAAGCTCGATGCCGAGGGCCTGCCCTGGGCCGAGGTGGATGCCGACGGGCTGCAGGTTTTTCTTGCGGGCACCGCGCCCACCGAGGCCACCCGCTTCAAGGCGCTTTCCGTTGCCGGGACGGTGGTGGATGCGGCCAGGCTGATTGACCAGATGCTGGTGGAAGACAGCGCGCAAATCGCGCCGCCACGGTTTTCGGTGGAAATCCTGCGCAATGATAGTGGTGTGTCCCTGATCGGCCTCGTGCCCGTCAGCACGGACCGCGATGCGCTTGTGGCCGATATTCGCAAGGCATCGGGCGACGGGCAGGTGTCGGACCTTCTTGAAGTGGCAGATTATCCGCATTCCGACACCTGGGAAGATGCGCTGCGTTATGCGGTGAAGTCTCTCAAGAATCTGCCGCGCAGCAAAATCTCGGTCGATGCCGAGCGGGTTGAGATCACCGCGATGACGGACAGCCCCGAGGAAAAACGTGCCCGCGAGATCGAGCTGGCGCGGTCCGTTCCCGAAAATCTGCGCCTGGCGCTGAACATCTCGGCGCCGCGCCCGGTGATCACGCCTTTCACGCTGCGGTATGTCTACGAGAATGATCTGGGTCGATTCGATGCCTGCGCCGTGGACACCGAAGAGGCACGGGCGATGATCATGTCCGCCGCCTCGGGGGCCGGGCTGATCGAGCGGCCCGAATGTGTTATCGGCTTGGGTGTTCCCTCACCCAAATGGGGCCAGGCGGTGTCCCTCGCGATAAAAGCTCTCGGTGATCTGGGCGGCGGCAGTGTGACGTTTTCAGATGCCGACATTTCGCTCGAGGCTCTGCAAGGCACCGATCAAGGTGCATTCGACAGCGTCGTCGGACAGCTTGAAAACGCGCTTCCGGATGTCTTCGCCCTGCACGCGGTCCTGCCGCCGCCCCCTGACAATTCGGCCCCCGAAGTGCCTGAATTCGTTGCCACGCTTTCGCCCGAAGGTCTGGTACAGATCCGTGGCCGCGTGGGCAGCGATGTGATGCGTGAAACCGCCGACAGCTTTGCCAAGGCGCGGTTCAGCTCAAGCGCGGTGCATACCACGGCGCGGGTGGTAGACGGTTTGCCCGAGGATTGGCCGCTACGGGTGCTCGCCGGGCTGGAGGCGTTGTCATACCTGTCCAACGGGGCGGTGACTGTCACCCCCGACGAGCTGCGCGTGACCGGCAGTACCGGGCGGCGCGATGCCGGCTCGATGATCGCGGGGATCCTCTCTGATCAACTGGGCGAAGGCGAGCGATACGATATTGACGTGACCTATCAAAAAGAGCTCGATCCGGTGCTTGGCATTCCGACGCCGGACGAGTGCGAGGAGATGCTTGCCGAAGTGCAGCGCGGCCGCAAGATCACCTTCGAACCTGGGTCCGCCACGATCGATGCCAACGGGGCGGCCATTATGGATGATATCGCGGCGATCCTCAAAAGATGTGGCGAGCTGCGCATGGAGATCGGCGGCCATACCGACAGCCAGGGGCGCGAGATCATGAATGAACAACTCAGCCTTGATCGTGCCCGGTCTGTGCTGGATGAGTTGCGCGCCCGCCGCGTGCTGACCTCACGCATTACTGCCAAGGGATATGGGGAAAGTCAGCCGATTGCCAATAACGGCACCGAAGAGGGCCGCGAGGCCAATCGCCGGATTGAATTCAAGCTGATCCGTCCGAAGCCGGTCACCGAAGAAGAAACAACGCTTGAAAGCCTGGCCCAACCCGTAGAAGAAGAGGAAGAAGGCAGTGCCGTGGTTGTGACGCAGACGGAAGAAGACAGCACCGATGAACAGAACTGA
- a CDS encoding LysR family transcriptional regulator, with protein sequence MSHPLRLSLKTLRAFAAVVEHGSISKAADALNVAASAVSAALDQVEAEFGTTLLIRTRARGIAATVEGREMAARFRALLDDYSTILDEGRALTHSLSGTLRIGYYAPVAPAFLPSLLRPLMAQNPELNVDLHEHDNDSAQEALLAGQLDVILFAGHDLRPGISVQTLLDLPPYVLAPEGHPITGATHARLEQVAEYPLIQLDRPLARPYMEGLFRQRGLRPRIAARADSTEMVRSLVGAGAGLAVLSMRPRTAISYGGDNLVAIPLEPELPGLHLLAGHAMRHPRKLVSVFLEVLENWTRTPEATGLTVR encoded by the coding sequence ATGTCCCATCCACTCCGGCTGTCGCTCAAGACCCTTCGGGCCTTTGCCGCCGTGGTCGAACATGGCTCGATCAGCAAGGCCGCCGATGCCCTGAATGTGGCGGCATCGGCTGTGTCTGCCGCGCTCGATCAGGTGGAGGCCGAATTCGGCACGACATTGCTGATCCGTACCCGTGCCCGTGGGATCGCGGCCACGGTGGAAGGGCGCGAGATGGCGGCGCGCTTTCGCGCCCTGCTGGACGACTACAGCACCATTCTCGACGAAGGCAGGGCACTGACCCACAGCCTGAGCGGCACGTTGCGCATCGGCTATTACGCGCCCGTCGCACCCGCCTTCCTGCCGTCGCTTCTACGACCGCTGATGGCTCAGAACCCGGAGCTGAATGTCGATCTGCATGAACATGACAATGACAGCGCGCAAGAGGCGCTGCTGGCGGGTCAGCTCGATGTCATCCTCTTTGCCGGGCATGACCTGCGCCCGGGGATCAGCGTGCAGACGCTGCTTGATCTGCCGCCTTATGTGCTGGCACCTGAAGGCCATCCGATCACCGGGGCGACACATGCCAGGCTTGAACAGGTGGCCGAGTATCCTCTGATCCAGCTCGACCGCCCGCTGGCACGGCCTTACATGGAAGGCCTGTTTCGCCAGCGCGGCCTAAGGCCCCGGATCGCCGCCCGCGCGGACAGCACGGAAATGGTGCGCAGCCTTGTGGGGGCCGGGGCCGGGCTGGCGGTCCTGTCGATGCGGCCGCGCACGGCAATCAGCTATGGTGGCGATAATCTGGTGGCAATCCCGCTGGAGCCGGAATTGCCCGGGCTGCACCTTCTTGCAGGGCACGCCATGAGGCATCCACGCAAGCTGGTTTCGGTTTTTCTGGAGGTTCTGGAGAACTGGACACGCACGCCCGAGGCGACAGGGCTGACGGTCAGATGA
- a CDS encoding sterol desaturase family protein: MSDASQKSQTIPGWNHIPDVPIQTSPFFSWPPDPARMGRWLAVRWLSFTENLLILSVALVTYSFFQPALETMASLHWSWIAAIWARNIVLMSLVAGGLHWYFYMRRGQGERLKYDKRALMVKGRQFTFGGQVRDNMFWTLASGVTVWTAYEVLMFHLMARGAIPVLLPSEHPVWFVLWFILTPVWLSFHFYWIHRILHWGPLYRLAHALHHRNVNVGPWSGMSMHPVEHIGFLSPVLIHLILPAHPLHILFMMQHLCLRASTSHTGYEKLLFGERADLALGTFHHQMHHRYFEVNYGNLEMPWDKWFGTFHDGTAEAHERLKERRGRAG, from the coding sequence ATGAGCGATGCCTCGCAGAAATCTCAGACGATACCTGGCTGGAACCACATCCCGGATGTGCCGATCCAGACCTCTCCGTTTTTCAGCTGGCCGCCGGACCCGGCGCGCATGGGCCGCTGGCTTGCGGTGCGCTGGCTCAGTTTCACCGAAAACCTGCTGATCCTTTCCGTTGCGCTTGTCACATACAGCTTCTTTCAGCCCGCGCTTGAGACAATGGCGAGCCTGCACTGGAGCTGGATCGCTGCCATCTGGGCGCGCAACATCGTGCTGATGAGCCTCGTCGCGGGCGGGCTGCACTGGTATTTCTACATGCGGCGCGGTCAGGGTGAGCGGCTGAAGTATGACAAACGGGCGCTGATGGTGAAGGGCCGCCAGTTCACCTTTGGCGGACAGGTGCGTGACAATATGTTCTGGACCCTGGCCAGCGGCGTGACCGTCTGGACCGCGTATGAGGTATTGATGTTCCACCTGATGGCGCGCGGGGCGATCCCTGTGCTCCTCCCGTCGGAGCATCCGGTCTGGTTTGTCCTCTGGTTCATCCTGACGCCGGTATGGCTGTCGTTTCATTTTTATTGGATCCACCGGATCCTGCACTGGGGTCCGCTTTACCGGTTGGCGCATGCGCTGCACCATCGCAACGTGAATGTCGGGCCCTGGTCCGGCATGTCGATGCATCCGGTGGAGCATATCGGTTTTCTATCGCCGGTGCTCATTCACCTCATCCTGCCTGCGCATCCGCTGCATATTCTTTTCATGATGCAACACCTGTGCCTGCGCGCCTCCACCTCTCACACGGGCTATGAGAAGCTCTTGTTCGGCGAACGCGCCGATCTGGCGTTGGGCACCTTTCATCACCAGATGCACCATCGCTATTTCGAGGTGAATTACGGCAATCTCGAAATGCCCTGGGACAAATGGTTTGGAACATTTCACGATGGCACCGCAGAGGCCCATGAACGCCTGAAAGAACGGCGCGGCAGGGCCGGTTAA